The sequence below is a genomic window from Pangasianodon hypophthalmus isolate fPanHyp1 chromosome 27, fPanHyp1.pri, whole genome shotgun sequence.
TTTCTCAGATATTGTGAGCTTTAAGGCCTGGTGTTCGGTTAAACACCAGATTTCGGAAATATCTGTGAGTTTCTAAATTATATCAaattatatatcattttaaaatctataatCACCAAAAAATCATCAGACTGTCAGTTAAAGCTTTGTATCAGAGTGGAAAGTTTCTGACTTTAATCTGAAACAGTTTAAACCgtataaagtttataaaacCCTGCACCGGGAGCAGACAGGAGGAGACGGAGGAGAcggaggagaagaagaggaagaatatCCATCTAATCACAAAAAAGtctgaaatgaatgaaacacaGGAGCAGCAGCTCGTCTGCGGAGCTCCATCATTTCTCTCAACAGTCATCATTAAATCCTCCTTCAcaacttcatacatttttatttctgttgaaataaaaacaatctcTTTTAAGTGACCAAGGTTTCTATTTACCAGATAAAAGCCACTTTTCTGTTCAGTTGCTGTTCAGGATGTTGTGTAATGGTGGTGCAGCGTGTTCACTGCCCTGTTCAACTCCATAGAGTGATTATTCTTGCACCTAGTGGCCAAACATGGGAACTGCAATGAGCTCTAATTAGAGGGccctggggcaggaatcacgctgccccgtGCTCGAGGAAGGAGCAGCAGACAGAACCGTTCATTACAGCGTTACTGGACTGGACTAGTTTATAAATACTCTGCAGCTGCCAAGATCTcgttttatagaaaataatcagaattaagtCTAATAAATTTCTACAAACTAAAGCagagtgtaagtgcagacagtgtgtgtgtgtgtgtgtgtgtgtgtgatgtacagagccgtttctattgtaagatatattgtaaaGATTGGGGTTGGGAAAGGGGGATTGTGGAGTGGAtcatgtctgtacatcagaaaggAGTGTGAAATACTTGTTTCCCCCTcgaaggctgagaaaaagaagaaaaatgtgtctccatTTTCTAACGCTCATTTCTTTGGGCGAGTTTCAGGTCttctgtgtggtttttgagatgtagttcagctggaaattttgctgaaacaaaGCTATGTCTAAAAGCACTCGGAgcgagctgctagactgtacgcTGGGTGACGTATGACGTCGACTCTCAGCTGCTGATTACAGAGTTACTCTAAAAATCTAACGGATAGTAGCGTGTAGCGTAATTCAAGTGTGATAGTGCAGCAAACTTCATGGCGGCGGAAACCGAATGAACTTCAGCgtaaagttttaataataaacagaactcaaaaaataacagaaagcaCAAACGTAGCACCAACATAAAACATGCgcgcgtctctctctctccctcaggcGTCTCCAGCCGCTCAgctatccctctctcccactgatcaCACACCTCAGTGCCAGGCGTGCGTCCTctcagcctggcccctccctcctcctcgtcacaGATAGCTTCTCCACTTCATTTAGTTTCAGGTTATGTTGTTATTAAATTCGTCCTGCAAAACCCAAACCTACGGTCACCTTCCACTGCTGCTGTTCAGGTCGTGTACGGTAATATATGGAGGGACAATAAGAGATAAAATCAGGAATGAATTAAACAGAcctacataaacacattaactaaagaacatttttataatttcctttatattttcagtgtgtcagtatttctctctctctctctctctctctctctcgtcagTCCGGTGCAGTACGGTACCGCCGGTACTCAGCAGTCCAGCCCGGTCATGTCCGTGGTGAAACCGGATCAGGTGTCTCCGTCCTCAAGCGGCGGCGATCTGAATCAGCCTCGCGCTCCGTTACAGCCGGACCTGAGGGACATGATCAGCATGTACATCCCGAGCGGAAGCGGAGACACCGGAGACGCGCAGAGGAACTACACGGCTAACCTGCAGCAGCATTACCTCACCGGCTCCGCCTCCCTCACACACATCTGAACACGCCCAGGGTGTGGCCGTGTCTCCACCTGGGTCATGTGACCCGATTAACAACGAGCCACGATTAATGAGGTGAAGTGAGAGCGCGAGCCGTGTTCAtaaggagagaaaaaacacagagaaactgaGATCAGACCCCGATATTCTCTCCTGCACATCTCCGGGTTCTGTTAGCATTGTTCTGCTCCAAGGGCtaacagcactacacacacacacacacacacacacacacacactttactactCATATCACAGCTTCAGACTGTAAGGAGTCTCTCTACTGAGTTTGGGACGAAGCCTGGGACGTGCTTATTGGTTAACCTGCtgcttcatttgcatattatttgCATATGGAATCATATGagtttgcattttaaatatgattttagaAAATGGAcaacaaacgcacacacacacacacacacacacacacactcgcactgtGGTAAACTCACTGCTGCTTTCAGTTGAAGTTAGTTAGATGAAGTTTGACgatttagagaaaaaaatgtaaaaggaattttaaaaatatttgcatgtgacgttaaaagacacacacacacacacacacacacacacacacacacactgctttaaagaGTAAAGTATTAACACACAAATCCCAAACTGAGGAACTTCACTGTAATTTCtagtaaaagaaaaatgctgtatttgtgtaaatgtttttgttttttatgtatgAAAGTGTTTCAGATGAGAGTTCaggtttttcctctttctggTGTTTTAAAGCCTTTACAGTGATGAGAAATCACAGCAGAgttagacacaaacacacaaacaaaaacacaaacaaacacacaaacaaacacacaaacaaacaaaaagaaaaagtaataaagtattttattatttttgtacctCTGACTCAGTTTCTTCTTTTACTCCATAACACACACCGTGTTTCTCTCACTGcgatgccacacacacacagtcatatgcactctctcacactcacacacactcactcacacgctcacacacacacatacacacacactcactcacacactcacacacacacatacacactcactcacacgcagTCATatgcactctctcacactcacacacactcactcacacgctcacacacacacatacacactcactcatacgctcacacacacactcactcacacacagtcatatgcactctcacacgctcacacacactcacacactctcactcacacgctcacacacacatacacactcactcatacgctcacacacacatacacacacatacacactcactcacatacagtCATatgcactctctcacactcacacacactcactcacacgctcacacacacactcactcacacacagtcatatgcactctctcacactcacacacactcactcacacgctcacacacactcacacactctcactcacacgctcacacacacatacacactcactcatacgctcacacacacatacacacacatacacactcactcacacacagtcatatgcactctctcacactcacacacactcactcacacgctcacacacacacatacacactcactcatacgctcacacacactcacacactctcactcatacgctcacacacacatacacacacatacacacacagtcatatgcactctctcacactcacacacacacatacacactctgtctctcacacactcacttacacagacatgatattttattaaagctCGTTTACACAAGCAGAAATAAATCCACTTCATTTTACTGATGATTTATTCGGTTTAACGGTAAATTTTCAGCTGTGTTTAAATCCACGACACTGATAATGTGATAAAGACAAAAACTCAGCAGTTCGCTGGAAACAGCAGTAACGTCTGAGCGCTTCTTCACATCTGCGTTACTTCTGAGTGACGCTGATCTTTTACTGCACGACTTTTTAAACGAAGAGATTTGCACTTTTTTATAAGAGtttttttcattctcattaTTTACAGACTGCTGACTGGACGACATCAGAGGTTTGTGCTAAAAGATCAAAATGTCAGaaagaactgaagaaacattCTCCaccatttttacatcatttaatCTGTAAAGTTCTTTGTGATGGGAAATAAACATCTTTCACCgtgacatcaacaacaacaaaaacaatcagTTTAATCATGCACTGAGAGATTTCCTTCTGTGTGATTATGAACAGGGGGTTTAATGATCAGAGCTCTTTCTCAGtagtaaaataaatcattaaattgtTAATTATTCAGGAAAGCGTGAAAGAGCCACGTCACTAAAGGCTGGAAAATCTCTCTGAAcgttaaataaaacatatttacttttaaatatcattttatctgGGTAAAAATATTCCAAAGTGGCATTAAAAAATGACTCTAAACATCTGTACAGTGAGTGTTCCAGCTGTGAGGTGGATTATCCTCCTGTGTTTGCACACACTCGTCAGTTTGTGTGATAGTTgtgtacatctctctctctctctctctctctctccagtgtgTTTTGGTCGCTACAGTCACATGCTGTGTGTGAACAGTGAAGCCACTGATTtagatttaaaactgaaaacttTTCACTCTACAGATTTTACACTGAGTCTGTTGATGTCAGTTTATAACTGCGGCTTTAACCCGAGGAACTGTTTCAGTCTCTCAGAGTCCACAGGTGCACACTCACGTTCTCACACTCCTCCTTCatgcctcactctctctctctctctctccaacccCCACTGTGTGGAAAGTCAGCCTCCtctcccctccatctctctctattctcATGTTAATGGTACGTTCCGGAGCGAGTAATCGGGGGCTTGCAGGCGAGGGGGAGGGGGGCGTGCATGTGCTAAACTTCTAAAGAAGTtgaagaaacagtgtgtgtgtgtgtgtgtgtgtgtgtgtgagtgagtgagtgagtgagtgagagagagagagagagagagagagtgtgagtgtgtgtgtgtgtgtgtgtgagttacaAACACAAACCACAACAAGGGCCTAAATTCCACTGTACTGCACGAGTAAAGCAGCATGCGGTGTTTATGATTATTACAGTGATGCAAATCatcacccacacccacacacacacacacacactctctctcacacccacacacacacacacacacacacactctctctcacacccacacacacacacccaccattGTTAAAACGTGTGACGTCATGGCATTTTTTTGAGCGAGACCAAAATACGAAAATCAGCACAAGGAGAAACAAAATAGGAGTCTAAACATCTCACTCCTTCATTAGTAggcaaactgtgtgtgtgtgtgagagaaagagagagagagagagtgtgtgtgtgtttgtgtgtgagagaaagagagagagtgtgtgtgtgtgtgtgtgtgtgtgtgtgtgtgtgtgtgtgtgtgtgtgtgtgtgtgtgaattcctCCTTAAAGCATCAGATCTCCTAGCAACAAACACAGGGTTCCACAGGTTGTTTCCCAGGAAACTGCAATCCCATAAactcaccccacacacacacacacacacacacacacacacacacacacaccacagagcacaaatacacaaaattacTCCAAAATGACCAAtgacaacttttattttatcatttatcagaCATTAATATCACTCATGTCACAGAGATGTGTCTGTTTACTCAgttatgaagtgtgtgtgtgtgagtgtgtgtgtgtgtgactgcgtTTTTGTCTCACTGACCCACACAACTAAAACTGAAATGAGCAGGACATTCACacagatttctctctctttcacacacacacacacactcagtttgTTATAACAATCAAAACGTCgctttaaacaaaacacaagtgTATCAAaatcttcagttttttttgtgtgattaacacacacacacacacacacacacacacacacacacacgcatcaggaaattaattcagtttgtcaAAGTACTTCAGCTTGCCCGAGGGATCAGGAATAATCTGCaaatgaaaaagataaaaatatatttactacacacacacacacacacacacgcgcgcacacacacagacgcacaacTCACCGTGTCACTGCCGGGTTTCCAGCCAGCTGGACAAACTGTTTAAGAAAcaaaatcaccacacacacacacacacacacacacacacacacacacacacacacacacacacacacacacaggagtgttAATCTGAGATCAGGACTGTGACAATAAATACTGCAGATAAACACTGATTATATACTGAAactcagaaaagtgtgtgtgtgtgtgtgtgtgtgtgtgtgtagactctgtgtgtgtatagagtgtgtgtgtgtgtatagagtgtgtgtgtatagtgtgtgtgtgtgtgtgtgtgtgtgtgtgtgtgtgtgtatagtgtgtgtgtgtgtgtgtgtgtgtgtgtgtgtatagagtgtgtgtgtatagtgtgtgtgtgtgtgtgtgtgtgtatagtgtgtgtgtgtatagtgtgtgtgtgtgtgtgggtatagtgtgtgtgtgtgtgtgtgtgtgtatagagtgtgtgtgtatagtgtgtgtgtgtatagagtgtgtgtgtgtgtgtgtgtgtgtgtgtgtgtgtgtatagagtgtgtgtgtatagtgtgtgtgtgtgtatagagtgtgtgtgtgtgtatagagtgtgtacctTCTCCGTGTTTGTCAGTGTACTGGAAGGCCTGCACCAGACGCAGTGTTTCGTCCACTGAGCGTCCCACAGGCAGGTCGTTCATGGTGATCTGACGCAGTGTACCTTTATCATCAATGAtgaacaaacctctacacacacacacgcaagttGAAAAGTGTAACTGATTAGAATAACACATACAGATCatttaaacattgtgtgtgtgtgtgtgtgtgtgtgtgtgtgtgtgtgtgtgtgtgtgtgtgtgtgtgtgtgtgtcgccctCTGCTGGAGACACTGCACCTCTACACCTCACTCATTATGTACACTAACAGTGAGACTGGAACAGAGAACATGACTGTGTGTGGACTCAagtttatatatctgtgtgtgtgtgtaccggagcgcgtgtgtgtgtacctgagagtgtgtgtgtgtgtgtgtgtgtgtgtgtaccggagcgcgtgtgtgtgtacctgagagtgtgtgtgtgtgtgtgtgtgtgtgtacctgagtgTGTGTCCCTGGTCCTCCAGATAGACTCCGTAGTCTTTGGCGATCTGGTGTGTGAGGTCAGACAGCAGGGGGATTTTCAGCGGTCCGAGTCCTCCCTGTTTCCTTGGTGTGTtaatcctgacacacacacacacacacacacacacacacagtgacaacTGTTAGAAATATTCAGTGCTACATTAAACCCCCCTGCATTAACAGCAGACACAAACTTCAGCTCAGGAGAGCAGTGAGGGTAAAAGGGGGCGTGGTTACACCGTAGGGGGCGTGTCCTCACCAGGCCAGGTGTGTGAACTGCGAGTCGACTGAACAGGCCACGACGTCTGCGTTAATGGCGTGAAACTCATGGACTCGGTCACTGAAGGCGATGATCTCAGTGGGACAGACGAACGtgctgaagacacacacacacacacacacacacacacacacacacaaactcataaatCTCTCTACCACAGTATACTGGAGTTGAAATGAAATAGTGACTGTGAGCTCAGACTTTCAGCTGGAATTTATATCTGAACCGGCTGAACGGTGTAGGAGCCACAGCACTGTGTAGAAATGTAAATAACTGGACAAAATAACATCAcaacaataaattaaattataattataaagtgtgtgtgtgtcactcttgGCCTTGCTCAGGTGCAGTGAGTGAAGCTGAGGAAGAATTACAGAAACAGATGAATTACAGAATCAGAGGATTCCAGGTGTGTAGCTGtgtaattaacacacacattatttaccCCTGGGGCTGGACGCAGGACACGACTGGGTTAAAGCAATGATCATGTGACAGTTCTGATGAATTCCGATTGGCTgactgtatagtgtgtgtatgtgtgtgtgtgtgtgtgtgtgtgtgtgtgagatcagtgtGAGAggtttaacagatttttttctctcacactttcacacttacAAGTCGAGAGGGTAGAAGAAGAACACCAGATATTTGCCCCTGTAGTCAGAGAGCTTCAGCTCCTTAAATTCTCCGTTGATGACGGCGGTTCCCTCCCAGTTCGGCGCCGGTTTAGAGACTGAAAGATGGACAAAACTCagattaatcacacacacacacacacacacacacacacacacacacactgtggtcaGTGGACAGGAAAGattcaaaataaatatcaataaatatcaAATACCTTCATCACTCCTGATTTTACTGGTTTATGTGaagagaacaacaacaacaacaacaataataataataataataataataataataataataataatagagtatATTTCAGGGCTTTACtcagtggtgtacagtgtgaggtagagctgagtgatgatgatgacgatgatgaagatgatattatatcgatattgtgataaatgatgtcagcacacttttttttaaagatatatttctatttatttcacaatcttttttaatttcaataataaataaactctgattggaagaagctgatttttataaattgtaaaatgttgtaaaaagttttacagaatttttttctcattttaaattctttatCTAAATTATTACTTACGAtgaagttaaataaaatatttctgatgtacagtatgttaataAACCTGCAGCGTGTGAAGTATGTAATGTAACAaattgtgtgggtgtgagagagtgtgttgtgatgtgggtgtgtgtgtgtgtgaatgtgtgagtgctgtgggtgagtgtgtgtgtgtgtgtgtgtgtgtgtgtaaaatgtgtgagTGCTGTGATGTGGTTGAATCACAATaatgaattaaagatgaaataCTTTAATGCTTAAAACACGTCACTGTGAgagctgtttatttaaacacactcacacactcactcacacacacacactctcactcacacacacacactctcactcacacacacacactctcactcacacacacacactctcactcacacacatgtcTCAGAGCATGACGTGTCCTAAACTCATTGGTGTTATCAGGATAAACACACATCTATAAATTAACGTGGATTTCATTCACATCTGTACTGCACTTTATGCGCTGTTTATCTTTATGTTAATGACGTacatgagagagtgagagtgtgtgtgtgtgtgtgtgtgagtctcactCTTGGCCTTGCTcaggtgcagtgagtgtgtgtgtgtgtgtgtgtgtgtgtgtgtgtgtgtgtgtgtgtgtgtgtgtgtgagtctcactCTTGGCCTTGCTCaggtgcagtgagtgagtgtgtgtgtgtgtgtgagtgtgtgtgtctcactcttgGCCTTGCTcaggtgcagtgagtgtgtgagtgtgtgtgtgtgtgtgtgtgtgtgtgagtctcactCTTGGCCTTGCTcaggtgcagtgagtgtgtgtgtgtgtgtgtgtgtgtg
It includes:
- the prdx4 gene encoding peroxiredoxin-4 yields the protein MSCGTMRRALQELVCVLCVLCVLLHGALAQDADARKEQECYNYAGGHVYPGEAFRVPVSDHSLHLSKAKISKPAPNWEGTAVINGEFKELKLSDYRGKYLVFFFYPLDFTFVCPTEIIAFSDRVHEFHAINADVVACSVDSQFTHLAWINTPRKQGGLGPLKIPLLSDLTHQIAKDYGVYLEDQGHTLRGLFIIDDKGTLRQITMNDLPVGRSVDETLRLVQAFQYTDKHGEVCPAGWKPGSDTIIPDPSGKLKYFDKLN